The following proteins are encoded in a genomic region of Flammeovirga pectinis:
- the trpD gene encoding anthranilate phosphoribosyltransferase, whose translation MKKILNRLFEYGSLSEQEAKATLTKLAQGDFNPSQIAAFLTVYSMRSITVEELTGFRDAMLELCLRIDLDDFDAMDLCGTGGDGQDTFNISTLSSFIVAGAGQNVAKHGNNGVSSVCGSSNLMAHFGYDFTNDVDTLRRNLEEAGICFIHAPLFHPAMKNVAPIRRELGVKTFFNMLGPMVNPSFPNKQIVGVFSLEIARLYGYLYQQTEKKFAILHSLDVYDEISLTSPFKIITKESERLLKPEDLGLHYQTKESLFGGGTIAESAKIFTDVLENKGTLPQQEAVLANAGVAIATGKGLAFQEGVAQARESLESGAALNAFKKLINS comes from the coding sequence ATGAAAAAGATACTAAACAGACTTTTTGAATACGGGTCATTATCTGAACAAGAAGCTAAAGCGACACTAACAAAATTGGCTCAAGGAGATTTTAATCCAAGTCAGATAGCAGCATTTCTTACAGTATACTCTATGCGAAGTATTACGGTAGAAGAGTTAACAGGATTTAGAGATGCAATGTTAGAATTGTGTTTAAGAATAGATTTAGACGACTTCGACGCAATGGACCTTTGTGGTACGGGTGGAGACGGTCAGGATACATTTAATATATCAACATTATCTTCTTTTATTGTTGCCGGAGCAGGTCAAAATGTAGCTAAGCACGGTAATAATGGAGTATCTTCTGTATGTGGTTCATCTAATTTGATGGCACACTTTGGGTATGATTTTACAAATGACGTTGATACGTTAAGAAGAAATTTAGAAGAGGCAGGGATATGTTTTATTCATGCTCCATTGTTCCATCCAGCAATGAAAAATGTGGCACCAATTCGTAGAGAATTAGGAGTTAAAACGTTTTTTAATATGCTAGGACCTATGGTAAATCCATCTTTTCCAAATAAGCAGATTGTAGGTGTATTTAGTTTAGAAATTGCACGTTTGTATGGGTATTTATATCAACAGACAGAGAAAAAATTTGCAATACTACATTCATTAGATGTATATGACGAAATATCGTTAACATCACCTTTTAAGATTATAACAAAGGAAAGTGAGCGGTTATTAAAACCAGAAGACTTAGGATTACATTATCAAACTAAAGAATCTTTATTTGGAGGAGGTACTATTGCAGAATCAGCAAAAATATTTACTGATGTGTTAGAAAATAAAGGTACACTTCCTCAGCAAGAAGCTGTTCTAGCAAATGCAGGTGTGGCAATTGCAACAGGTAAAGGTTTAGCCTTTCAAGAAGGTGTAGCTCAAGCAAGAGAATCTTTAGAATCTGGAGCAGCATTAAATGCATTTAAAAAATTAATTAATTCTTAA
- a CDS encoding anthranilate synthase component II produces MKILVLDNYDSFVYNLVHYLRELGQTVDIYRNDKITLKEVGKYDKILLSPGPGIPSEAGIMPELLKTYGETKSILGVCLGHQAIGEAFGATLENNHPLHGVQDNAQVVTPEAKLFQGIPNTFKIGHYHSWVLKSDSLAGTQLKITARDENGFVMAVQHNKFDVQGVQFHPESVLTEHGMDILKNWVQG; encoded by the coding sequence ATGAAAATTTTAGTTCTTGATAATTACGATTCGTTTGTGTACAACTTGGTACATTACCTAAGAGAATTAGGACAAACTGTTGATATATATAGAAACGATAAAATTACTTTGAAAGAAGTAGGTAAATACGATAAAATATTACTTTCTCCAGGCCCTGGTATTCCTTCGGAAGCAGGAATAATGCCTGAGTTGTTGAAAACTTATGGAGAGACAAAAAGTATTTTAGGGGTATGTTTAGGGCATCAAGCTATTGGAGAAGCATTTGGAGCAACATTAGAGAACAATCATCCTTTACATGGTGTTCAGGATAATGCTCAAGTAGTAACTCCAGAAGCAAAATTATTTCAAGGTATTCCAAATACTTTTAAAATTGGGCACTATCATTCTTGGGTACTTAAATCTGATAGCTTGGCTGGAACTCAATTAAAGATTACAGCTCGCGATGAAAATGGGTTTGTAATGGCTGTACAGCATAATAAGTTTGATGTGCAAGGAGTTCAATTTCATCCAGAATCTGTTTTAACAGAACACGGAATGGACATATTGAAAAATTGGGTACAAGGTTAA
- a CDS encoding anthranilate synthase component I family protein, which yields MYRFINTHAELLADTVTPVSIYLRVRDRFANSLLLESSDYHGADNSYSFICCEPVAEFSVHDKLLRVQYPNKEENKRELSSHEEALTELSVFSKSFEYKQNDNQKFASHGLFGYMTYDAVQSFEEIEFDADKVDTEIPQIRYQAFRYVIAINHFKNELHIFEHIPEGENSESKIEEIKSLIKSKNFPAYHFKREGEETTNFTDSEFLEVLKKGKDHCFRGDVFQIVLSRRYQQDFQGDEFNVYRSLRSINPSPYLFYFDYGTYKIFGSSPEAQIIVKDKQATIHPIAGTFKRTGNDKKDAEIAQQLYDDPKENSEHVMLVDLARNDLSRNGNNVKVEVFKEIQYYSHLIHLVSKVNGQLTEGTDPLRVVADTFPAGTLSGSPKYKAMELIDKYENVRRSFYGGAIGFMSFDGDFNHAIMIRSFLSLDNKLHYRAGAGVVAQSSEESELQEVHNKLAALRKALDMAEGL from the coding sequence ATGTATCGATTTATCAACACACATGCAGAATTACTTGCAGATACTGTTACTCCAGTAAGTATTTATTTAAGGGTAAGAGATAGATTTGCAAATAGCTTATTATTAGAAAGTTCTGATTATCATGGAGCAGACAACAGTTATTCATTTATTTGTTGTGAACCTGTTGCGGAATTTTCTGTTCACGATAAATTATTAAGAGTTCAATATCCTAATAAAGAAGAAAATAAAAGAGAATTATCTTCTCATGAAGAAGCTCTAACTGAGTTATCGGTATTTTCTAAATCTTTTGAATATAAGCAGAATGATAATCAAAAATTTGCCTCACATGGCTTATTTGGTTACATGACTTATGATGCAGTTCAATCTTTTGAAGAAATTGAATTTGATGCTGATAAAGTTGATACTGAAATTCCTCAGATAAGATATCAAGCATTTAGATATGTAATAGCAATTAATCATTTTAAGAATGAGTTACATATTTTTGAGCATATTCCTGAAGGAGAAAATTCTGAAAGTAAAATTGAAGAGATAAAATCTTTAATAAAGAGTAAAAACTTTCCTGCCTATCATTTTAAAAGAGAAGGTGAAGAAACTACAAACTTTACTGATTCAGAATTTTTAGAAGTTCTTAAAAAAGGGAAAGACCATTGTTTTAGAGGTGATGTTTTTCAGATTGTACTTTCAAGAAGGTATCAACAAGATTTTCAGGGGGATGAGTTTAATGTTTATAGATCACTGCGTTCTATCAACCCATCACCTTACTTATTTTATTTTGATTATGGTACATATAAAATCTTTGGCTCATCACCAGAGGCACAAATCATTGTAAAAGATAAACAAGCGACGATACATCCAATTGCAGGTACTTTTAAACGTACAGGTAATGATAAAAAAGATGCTGAAATAGCTCAACAATTATATGATGATCCGAAAGAAAATTCAGAACATGTAATGCTAGTTGATTTAGCTAGAAATGATTTGAGTAGAAACGGGAATAATGTTAAAGTTGAAGTTTTTAAAGAAATTCAATATTACTCTCATTTAATTCACTTAGTATCTAAAGTAAACGGTCAATTAACAGAAGGGACCGATCCTTTAAGAGTTGTTGCTGATACTTTTCCTGCTGGTACTTTATCAGGTTCTCCAAAATACAAAGCAATGGAGTTAATTGATAAATACGAAAATGTTCGTCGTAGTTTTTATGGTGGTGCTATTGGTTTTATGAGTTTCGATGGAGATTTTAACCACGCTATAATGATTCGTTCGTTTTTAAGCTTGGATAATAAGCTTCATTACAGAGCGGGTGCAGGTGTTGTTGCTCAGTCTTCAGAAGAGAGTGAACTACAAGAAGTACACAATAAATTGGCTGCTTTGCGTAAAGCATTGGATATGGCCGAAGGACTTTAA
- a CDS encoding outer membrane protein assembly factor BamB family protein, with translation MKKYFLTILFALTSLLIYAQRSSDWSFSIEGKEKQIFTHAFTGISVLETTKFYYGIDPVNKKPLWKIKKDATNEALNTASNISDMAGADVGLSAFAKKSWDPIPNSPLVSIDQQIVNVSTGEILVPAGSYKEVLKSNFLSAAYSTILEVVTEDNQRKVYNIDLNTKKVAWQKDLGKYSTTSQLMNKTSSIPSVALVPKTTKNGDIIYKEKKELILFDGKTGQEKWRFICSPGSFFLNNAEDIVVVVEAPSGFKSTTSVNPKLSKKIIAVDLSNGKPLWKKSLKLDDNFRSAQNVNDEEFLVNYGSGINIFDFKTGEQRWKKGFKANNVKTINQKPNDELEVFYANKIMMVSAKDGDELWKKPIKFDMDEDIEGGVIKREYEQGILMVHGRGVGFYNKETGKKKWFAKVETDKVAFNNSKNIVAVLDKKKLYLFNPNKVEKKLEKLKLDIEKPKEMLGFEVLSNGYFLTGMQEYLRLDDKGNVLGQGYYKQLTSDRLLKAALTTTAMTTSVLGARGEVDDIEFGVFMSPENAEKVADISDSAFDALDKLKKESELHGTAETDGKNIYFMEGTKTEAGDLLQFVKVNKESGKEEDRMEVGSNRKVVYKIELKQGILFAVVDGKLCAYNLD, from the coding sequence ATGAAAAAGTATTTTTTAACTATTTTATTCGCACTAACGAGTTTACTTATCTATGCTCAAAGGTCTTCTGATTGGAGTTTCTCTATTGAAGGAAAAGAAAAACAAATTTTTACACATGCATTTACAGGAATTTCGGTTTTAGAAACAACGAAATTTTATTACGGAATAGACCCTGTAAATAAAAAGCCACTTTGGAAAATAAAGAAAGATGCTACTAATGAAGCGTTAAATACTGCTAGTAATATCTCAGATATGGCTGGAGCAGATGTAGGTTTAAGTGCTTTTGCAAAGAAATCTTGGGATCCAATACCAAATTCACCATTAGTATCTATAGATCAACAAATCGTTAATGTATCAACAGGTGAAATACTTGTTCCTGCAGGAAGCTACAAAGAGGTATTAAAAAGTAACTTTTTATCTGCAGCATACTCTACAATTTTAGAGGTTGTTACTGAGGATAATCAAAGAAAGGTGTATAATATAGATCTAAATACTAAAAAAGTTGCTTGGCAAAAAGATTTAGGGAAATATTCTACAACTTCTCAGTTAATGAATAAGACATCTTCTATTCCTAGTGTAGCGTTAGTACCTAAAACTACTAAGAATGGAGATATTATTTATAAAGAAAAGAAAGAGTTAATCCTTTTTGATGGAAAAACAGGACAAGAGAAATGGAGATTTATATGTAGCCCTGGTTCATTTTTCCTAAATAATGCAGAAGATATTGTAGTAGTTGTGGAAGCTCCTTCTGGATTTAAATCAACTACTTCTGTAAACCCAAAGTTATCGAAAAAAATTATTGCTGTTGATTTATCGAACGGTAAGCCACTATGGAAAAAATCATTAAAATTAGATGATAATTTTAGAAGTGCTCAAAATGTAAATGATGAAGAATTTTTAGTAAACTATGGATCTGGTATAAATATTTTTGATTTCAAAACTGGTGAGCAGAGATGGAAAAAAGGATTTAAGGCTAATAATGTTAAAACTATTAATCAAAAACCTAATGATGAGCTAGAGGTTTTTTATGCAAATAAAATCATGATGGTTTCTGCAAAAGATGGAGACGAATTATGGAAAAAGCCTATTAAATTCGATATGGATGAAGATATTGAAGGTGGTGTAATAAAAAGAGAGTATGAACAAGGAATTTTAATGGTTCATGGTAGAGGTGTTGGTTTTTATAACAAGGAAACTGGTAAAAAGAAATGGTTTGCAAAAGTAGAAACTGATAAAGTGGCTTTTAATAACTCTAAAAATATTGTAGCTGTTTTGGATAAAAAGAAATTGTACTTATTTAATCCAAATAAAGTTGAAAAGAAATTAGAAAAACTCAAACTTGATATTGAAAAACCTAAAGAAATGTTAGGGTTTGAAGTTTTAAGTAATGGATATTTCCTAACAGGAATGCAAGAGTATTTACGTTTAGATGACAAAGGAAATGTTTTAGGACAAGGTTATTATAAACAACTAACATCTGATAGGTTACTTAAAGCAGCTTTAACAACAACAGCAATGACAACATCTGTTTTAGGAGCAAGAGGTGAAGTTGATGATATAGAATTTGGCGTATTCATGAGCCCTGAAAATGCGGAAAAAGTAGCAGACATTAGTGATTCGGCATTTGATGCTTTAGATAAACTAAAAAAAGAGTCTGAGTTACACGGTACAGCTGAGACTGATGGTAAAAACATTTACTTTATGGAAGGTACTAAAACGGAAGCTGGTGACTTATTACAATTTGTAAAAGTAAATAAGGAATCTGGTAAAGAAGAGGATAGAATGGAAGTAGGTAGTAATAGAAAAGTTGTTTATAAAATTGAATTAAAACAAGGAATTTTATTTGCTGTAGTTGATGGTAAGCTTTGTGCTTATAATCTTGACTAA
- the trpC gene encoding indole-3-glycerol phosphate synthase TrpC, which translates to MTILDKIVAHKKIEVAARKEIVSLADLQARPLFDKEPVSAKAWIASPNKSGIIAEFKRQSPSKGLINGTAKVSDVAEGYFKAGVSAMSVLTDQEFFGGTVDDLLAARSVSPVPIIRKDFIVDEYQIVEAKSIGADFILLIASCLTPEESKKYAEVARNLGMQILLEVHNQEELEAHVCDKMDLIGVNNRNLKTFEVSIENSKILAELIPNEFVKVSESGISNIENIKELKKYGYKGFLIGENFMKTNNPSKAAKEFISQL; encoded by the coding sequence ATGACAATTTTAGATAAAATAGTTGCACATAAAAAGATTGAAGTAGCAGCAAGAAAAGAAATAGTATCTCTTGCAGACCTTCAAGCTAGACCTTTGTTTGACAAAGAACCTGTATCTGCCAAAGCATGGATTGCTAGTCCTAATAAATCTGGAATTATTGCTGAGTTTAAAAGACAGTCTCCGTCTAAAGGATTAATTAATGGTACTGCAAAAGTTTCTGATGTAGCAGAAGGCTATTTTAAAGCAGGTGTTTCTGCAATGTCTGTTCTTACAGATCAAGAATTTTTTGGAGGAACCGTAGACGATCTATTGGCTGCAAGGTCAGTATCTCCTGTTCCTATTATTCGTAAAGATTTTATTGTAGATGAATATCAAATTGTTGAGGCAAAATCAATAGGTGCTGATTTTATTCTTTTGATAGCCTCTTGCTTAACACCAGAAGAAAGTAAAAAATATGCAGAGGTTGCAAGAAACTTAGGAATGCAAATTTTACTAGAGGTACATAACCAAGAAGAATTAGAAGCTCACGTTTGTGATAAAATGGATTTAATTGGGGTAAATAACCGTAATCTTAAAACATTTGAGGTAAGTATTGAAAATTCTAAGATTCTTGCGGAACTAATTCCGAACGAATTCGTAAAAGTTTCTGAAAGCGGAATTAGTAATATCGAAAATATAAAGGAGCTAAAGAAGTATGGTTATAAGGGCTTTTTAATAGGTGAAAACTTTATGAAGACAAATAATCCATCTAAAGCTGCTAAAGAATTTATAAGTCAATTATAA
- a CDS encoding cytochrome c oxidase assembly factor Coa1 family protein yields the protein MKKKLIVLGVIVGSVYVLFMIIFYFSFESIQETPAYHQALKEIKLSTLIHKRVGDITGVDKWDSEGKVEIENNSTEGKAYFVIPIQGEKDSVHVSISLFENEHGNWIVENMKVLD from the coding sequence ATGAAGAAAAAACTTATAGTATTAGGTGTAATTGTAGGTAGTGTGTATGTATTATTCATGATCATCTTTTACTTTTCATTCGAATCAATTCAAGAAACTCCTGCTTACCATCAAGCTCTGAAAGAAATTAAATTAAGTACGTTAATTCATAAAAGAGTTGGTGATATAACGGGTGTTGATAAATGGGATAGTGAAGGAAAAGTAGAAATAGAAAATAATTCTACAGAAGGAAAAGCCTATTTTGTTATTCCAATACAAGGAGAGAAAGATAGTGTTCATGTTTCAATTTCATTATTTGAAAATGAACATGGTAATTGGATTGTGGAAAATATGAAAGTATTAGACTAA